Proteins encoded by one window of Lepisosteus oculatus isolate fLepOcu1 chromosome 18, fLepOcu1.hap2, whole genome shotgun sequence:
- the LOC107075371 gene encoding RNA-binding protein 4.1-like has protein sequence MVKLFVGNLSPDTTAEELRALFSQYGKISECDIVKNYGFVLMDSKAQADEAIRSLHHYELNGQPMNVEFSRGKARPSTKLHVGNIGSGCTNQELRAKFEEYGPVAECDIVKDYAFVHMERAEDAMEAIKGLNNTDFQGKLMTVQLSTSRLRTAPGMGDRTGCYVCGKEGHWSKECRRGQNGGFAGKGAGGEFPGAGGGGFRDGRGGGFPRVGGDAAAAAAAAAAAAAAWFSGGGAGQGFGAGQGYPRAGPYPGGAAYGAGAAGYGMGAPALGSYGTERGYLGDGGYGGGAAGGYAEQTAAYAAQGHYGAGADPYEKYRAAADGSGYYDERAPPPGLASPAVSSPYERRTLLPPPGTAPSYYPRDRSPLRRAPPAAEGYAYDPAHLSSGSAQPRSSAYDMARARDPYAEQARYAY, from the exons ATGGTGAAGCTCTTCGTGGGCAACCTGTCGCCCGACACCACGGCCGAGGAGCTGCGCGCCCTCTTCTCCCAGTACGGCAAGATCTCGGAGTGCGACATCGTGAAGAACTACGGCTTCGTGCTGATGGACAGCAAGGCGCAGGCCGACGAGGCCATCCGCAGCCTGCACCACTACGAGCTCAACGGGCAGCCCATGAACGTGGAGTTCAGCCGGGGCAAGGCCCGGCCCTCCACCAAGCTGCACGTGGGCAACATCGGCAGCGGCTGCACCAACCAGGAGCTGCGGGCCAAGTTCGAGGAGTACGGCCCCGTGGCGGAGTGCGACATCGTCAAGGACTACGCCTTTGTGCACATGGAGCGGGCTGAGGACGCCATGGAGGCCATCAAGGGCCTCAACAACACGGACTTCCAAG GCAAGCTGATGACGGTGCAGCTGTCCACCAGCCGGCTGCGCACCGCACCCGGCATGGGCGACCGCACCGGCTGCTACGTCTGCGGGAAGGAGGGCCACTGGTCCAAGGAGTGCCGCCGGGGCCAGAACGGCGGCTTCGCCGGCAAGGGCGCCGGCGGCGAGTTCCCGGGCGCCGGCGGCGGGGGCTTCCGCGACGGCCGCGGGGGGGGCTTCCCCCGGGTCGGGGGGGACgccgcggcggcggcggcggcagcggccgcggcggcggcggcgtggTTCAGCGGCGGCGGGGCCGGGCAGGGCTTCGGGGCCGGCCAGGGCTACCCCCGGGCGGGGCCGTACCCCGGGGGGGCGGCCTACGGGGCCGGGGCGGCGGGCTACGGCATGGGCGCCCCGGCCCTGGGCTCCTACGGCACGGAGAGGGGGTACCTGGGCGATGGGGGGTACGGCGGCGGCGCGGCCGGCGGCTACGCCGAGCAGACGGCCGCCTacgccgcgcagggccactacGGGGCCGGCGCCGACCCCTACGAGAAGTACCGGGCGGCCGCGGACGGCTCCGGCTACTACGACGAGCGGGCCCCGCCCCCCGGGCTGGCCTCCCCCGCCGTGTCGTCCCCCTACGAGCGGCGCACCCTGCTCCCGCCGCCGGGCACCGCCCCCTCGTACTACCCGCGCGACCGCAGCCCCCTCCGCCGGGCGCCCCCGGCGGCGGAGGGCTACGCGTACGATCCCGCGCACCTGTCCTCGGGCTCCGCCCAGCCCCGGAGCTCCGCCTACGACATGGCGCGGGCCCGGGACCCCTACGCCGAGCAGGCGCGCTACGCTTACTGA
- the pola2 gene encoding DNA polymerase alpha subunit B, whose amino-acid sequence MAAVTAESIDTELKTFDIDCGEGSAVLDRLLEQCICHRLQADTIVLEWVAFSTTKSGLTLSLENLEVFEHEVLNKRTSKSRPSLAKKDLRLDKPRDLHSLQEMIQAEEEDESLMDYYSTPAKGSQKRPLSTPENPRSKRSLPALPSPRALLSPASFSPSVASSQKYGARAGRGDVVASLGAVEGASWSGRGGPRVAVRPLGGAEGPLTHPYKFMFQKLRDIRDVLLDKIEELGEELRAHFNIEEFSSVRLPAQDTVTVLGQVGCDSNGKLNAQSVVLEGDLEHSSGGRVPLELSELREYSLFPGQVVVLEGINTTGTRLVVSKLYQGLPLPFHSPEEPAEEDLPKEPGPRMVLVACGPYTPSDSLSYEPLLDLIDTIKRDRPDVCVLLGPFLDSKHEQVEKCQLTGTFEEAFRSCLRSIVEGTRSVNTHLVIVPSLRDIHHHFVYPQPPFSVPDLSKEDRERVTFVSDPCTLLIDGVTFGLTSTDILFHMGAEEISSASGSDRLIRILRHILTQRSYYPLYPPAVDVNLDYEHFQSHGQMPVTPDVLIVPSDLRYFVKDVIGCVCVNPGRLTKGQVGGTYGRLLVQRGPPLAGGERRSPCLSSQVVKI is encoded by the exons ATGGCAGCCGTCACGGCCGAGAGCATCGACACGGAGCTGAAGACCTTCGATATCGACTGCGGCGAGGGATCGGCGGTGCTGGACAGAC tgctggagcAATGCATCTGTCACCGCCTGCAGGCGGACACTATCGTCCTGGAGTGGGTGGCCTTCAGCACGACCAAGAGCGGCCTGACCCTCAGCTTGGAGAACCTGGAAGTCTTCGAGCATGAG GTGCTGAACAAGAGGACCTCCAAGTCGCGGCCCAGCCTGGCCAAGAAGGACCTGCGTCTGGACAAGCCCAGGGACTTGCACTCGCTGCAGGAGAT GATCCAGGCAGAAGAAGAAGATGAAAGCCTCATGGATTATTATTCCACCCCAGCGAAG ggctCTCAGAAGCGCCCCCTCTCCACTCCAGAGAACCCGCGCTCCAAGAGGAGCCTGCCGGCGCTGCCCAGCCCGCGGGCCCTGCTCTCTCCCGCCAGCTTCTCCCCCAG TGTGGCCTCCTCCCAGAAGTACGGCGCCCGCGCAGGCCGCGGGGACGTGGTGGCCTCGCTCGGCGCGGTGGAGGGCGCTTCCTGGTCGGGCAGGGGGGGCCCGAGGGTCGCGGTGAGGCCCCTGGGGGGGGCCGAGGGGCCCCTCACCCACCCCTACAAGTTCATGTTCCAGAAGCTCCGGGATATCCGGGATG TGCTGCTGGACAAGATCGAGGAGCTGGGAGAGGAGCTGAGAGCGCACTTCAACATCGAGGAGTTCTCCTCTGTCCGTCTTCCTGCGCAG GACACGGTGACGGTGCTGGGCCAGGTGGGCTGCGACAGCAACGGGAAGCTGAACGCCCAGTCGGTGGTCCTGGAGGGGGATCTGGAGCACTCCAGCGGGGGCCGGGTGCCGCTGGAGCTGTCCGAGCTCCGGGAGTATTCCCTCTTCCCCGGCCAG GTGGTCGTGTTGGAGGGAATCAACACGACAGGCACGAGGCTGGTGGTCTCCAAGCTGTACCAG GGTCTCCCACTGCCGTTCCACAGTCCTGAGGAGCCTGCGGAGGAGGACCTACCCAAAG AACCCGGGCCGCGGATGGTCCTGGTGGCCTGCGGACCTTACACCCCCTCGGACAGCCTGAGCTACGAGCCCCTGCTGGACCTGATCGACACCATCAAGAGGGACCGGCCCGACGTCTGTGTGCTG CTCGGCCCTTTCCTGGATTCCAAGCACGAGCAAGTGGAG AAGTGCCAGCTGACGGGCACCTTCGAAGAGGCGTTCCGGAGCTGTCTGAGGAGCATCGTGGAGGGCACTAGAAG TGTCAACACTCACCTGGTGATTGTGCCCTCTCTGCGGGACATCCATCACCACTTCGTCTACCCACAGCCCCCCTTCAGCGTCCCAGACCTCAGCAAGGAGGACAGAGAG cgGGTGACCTTCGTCTCTGACCCCTGCACTTTGCTGATCGATGGCGTGACGTTCGGTCTGACCTCTACCGACATCCTCTTCCACATGGGAGCAGAGGAGATCAGCAG TGCTTCTGGATCGGACCGGTTAATCCGCATTCTGAGACACATCCTGACCCAGAGGAG CTACTACCCGCTGTACCCCCCTGCGGTGGACGTCAACCTGGACTACGAGCACTTCCAGTCCCACGGCCAGATGCCCGTCACGCCCGACGTACTCATCGTGCCCTCCGACCTCCGCTACTTCGTCAAG GACGTGATTGGCTGCGTGTGCGTCAACCCCGGCAGGCTGACCAAGGGCCAGGTGGGCGGGACCTACGGGCGGCTGCTTGTTCAGCGCGGCCCCCCATTGGCCGGGGGAGAGAGGCGGAGCCCGTGCCTCTCCAGCCAGGTGGTGAAGATCTGA